The Edaphobacter flagellatus sequence GTGCCATCATGCCACCAGGCCGTACTGTTTTGCGGCTCAAGCTGTTGATGCGAAACCATGGCGTAGTCGTAAGAAGCCTCGACGATCTTTCCTGCAGCGGCGAAAGCAGCGTCAACATCGCCCACATTGATCTCGGGCGGGGGCATCGCTGCACTCAGTTCCTTGGCTTTGGCAGCTGCCTGAGTGAGCGAGTCCTTCGATGCAGCACTTTCGTCCCATTCGACCTTGAGCGCAGCCTTGGCGCGGAAAGCATCCCAAGTGCTCTTGGCAATGATGGCAACACCTGGCATCACCTCCAGCGGCGTGCCTGTGCCTTCGAGCGTAAAGGCATCGACAATACCCGGCATCTTCTTAATCTCGTCCAAGTTGGCACTTTTGACTTTACCGCCAACCGCAGGACACTTTGTGTAGCTGGCATACAGCATCCCTGGAAGCTGTACATCGATCCCGAAGAGCGGTTTACCGGTAACAACCTTCTGGTTATCGACACCCGTGAAACGTTTGCCCAGCAGCTTGTACTGCGCACGTGTCTTCAGCGGAACCTTGGTGGCATCCGGCACTGGCAGAGCCGATGCGACTTTGGCCACAGCGCCGTATGTAAGCTTTCGACCAGATGACGTGTGTGTGATAACGCTGGATGCAGCGGTGCACTCCGTTTCGGACACGCCCCACTGCTTCGCCGCGGCGGCGATCAACATGGCACGAGCAGTCGCTCCAGCTTGCCGCAGCTGATCCCATCCACGCGGAATAGATGTAGAACCGCCAGCACCTTGATAGCCATAGACCTTAGGATTGATCGGAGCCTGATCGACCTTCACCGTGCTCCAGTCTGCATCAAGCTCCTCCGCGATAATGAGGCCAAAAGCGGTCTTGATCCCTTGCCCAATCTCCGGCCCCTTGGAAAAGACGGTGACGGTATTGTCAGGCGCGACACGGACAAACGCATTGAGTGTGGTAGTTTCACTGCCGCTAGTCTCGGCGCGAGCAGAACGCGTATCCAGATAGAAAGCCAGTGTCAGACCGCCACCAGCGAGCCCTGCAAGCTTAATAAAGGAGCGCCGTCCCATGGTTGAAATGATGGGCGATGAGATCGTCTCGACCTCGGCAATGAGAGCCTGGATCTCGGTATCGTACTGTGCGAATGTCTCTGCAGCCGCCATGAAATGTCTCCTTCCTCAACCTTCGGTGCCAGCAGCACGATGGACCGCTGCTTTGATGCGGTTGTAAGTGGCACAGCGACAGATATTGGTCATCCCCGCTTCGATCTCTGCATCGGTCGGCTTGGGGTGCTGGGCCAGAAGTGAAACTGCACTGAGAATCTGACCGCCCTGACAGTAGCCGCACTGAGGCACATCGAGGTCCATCCAGGCCTGCTGGACAGGATGCAACCTATCCCCTTCCGCCAATCCTTCGATGGTCGTGATGCTTCCCGTCACTTGTGCGATCGGCAGCAAACAGGAACGAACGGCTTTGCCGTCCATCAGCACGGTACATGCGCCGCACATGCCGATGCCGCAGCCGTATTTCGTGCCCTTCATATCGAGCGTATCGCGCAACACCCATAACAGCGGGGTGTCATCAGCCGCATCTACCGTTTGAGACTTCCGATTGATGTTGATCTTGAAAGGCATCTAACCTCACCTCATGCAAATGTGGGATCACCTTGAAACATTCGGCTGATGTAATGATACGCTCTGCACGCCGTACCCTTCTGCGGCCTCAAAGGTCGGACTGAGGCCAGCCAACTAGCTGGGCCGCGATCGTGAGGGCAACAGTCTGTTTCTGGCTCCAACGCCGTCGCGATACAGCATAACGGGGCGACGCGCCGGAACCTTGAGCTGCACTAGATTGCCTGTTACATGAACCATAATTTCCTCCCGATCAGGCTCATATATAGCTAATGAAATAGCTGCAACTTTTTGCCCGTCCCAGCCTTTCGGAAGGCTGGCTTTCAGAGTCTCTCCCCGAAGTGAATAAAACGCAATTCGATTGTCATCAAATGGGCAGAAGGTATTTCCGTTGCGTGCAACCTCAACACCATTAAGCGTTACAGCATAATCTCTTGTCTTCCAGTTGACTTCAACATTCGAATTTCCCTCAAGCTGGATCACTGCCCTGTCGCCATCCCGCCGAAACGCTTGAATATCCAGCGTGTGAAATTTGAACCAAGGAATATGCGAAAGATAATAAAGCTCCGTAAGATCATTGATCGAAACATTGAATGGAGGATCTTCCGATCCCCACACATAGGCGTATCCGTTGTAAAAGAGTGCTTTCAACACTCTGTCAATGTTGTCGATAGGATGGCCCTGTTGCCCCCAGATTGCACTTTTACGGTAGATAGCGGATTGCAGCGGGACAGGTTGGCCACCGAAAGGACAAACCCCTCCGGACATTCCGTTCTGAAAAGAACTTACCTTTCCAATAAAGGCGTAACGGATGAATTCAGAAGTGACATCGACCCCATGCTCTTTGAACAGGTCGATCACTTTATATCGTGCTTTGAGATTCTTGATTCCGCTGGCCGGATGGTTTATATCCCAATCGTTGCGAATTGAAAAATACGTTAGGACATCGACGTGAGCGACATCCTCGATTTTGTAGTGATCACAGGTGTAGTGGACACGAGCAGTACCTGGTCCATCCATATATTTCGCCAGCCCTATGACAAAGGAAGGCTCTCCGGTCCAGTCACGGCTAAACCACAATTCTCCGTCTGGACGGCGCGCAATAACATTCGTATCCCATTCCGGACTGCTTTTATATGCATCGTCGTAGTTGTCAGAAAGAGTTATAAGACTGTTGTATTTCTCTTTGCAGTTTTTCTTCAGATGCAGGAGGTCTTCGTAGGTTCCTAAGCGATGGTTCACTTCCTTAACCGCAGGATAGCCCGTATCTTTTCCTCTATACTGCCAACCCCATATCTGGACGATCTGAGGAGCTCCGTCGATCATGATGGCTAGTTGGCTAACGCGATCTTCCAACTCTGGAAACGTACACACCGGTAGACGAGGCCTGGGAAGGTCGCACAGGATGTCATATTGGAATTTGTCGTGATAGTACGTGTTGGGAATCGGCGGCATTCTTTTGCGAACAAGCTTTGCTCCATCCAGCCAGTCAATCGATCCATTACCATCGACATCACCAATAAAATCCAATCTGCACGACGACTTCTGCTCAATCAGCAGGTTAGGCGTATTTCGATTTCCATGAATACGTGGCGCACCGTTGCCTTCGTTCATGTCATAGCCCAAACTTCCATTGACCCTGTATGCCTGGATCGTTCCCAGCGAAGCTCTGCGTTGCCCCTCATGCTCCCATACAGAGAGCTCTGTTCCATCCATATAGGCGGTTGTTTCCAGAACGCAAATGGACTTTCTTGTTCCGACCATCACAACCGGCAGAGTCGCCAGCGCGTTCCCCCAGAATCGATTGGGAGGAAGATGGCCGGGAGTTGCATCTTTCAGCAGCGCAACGCTACCACCCTCATCTCCATGCGCAAGCCATGCACCATCATCCTGAGGTTGCACCGAAGCAAGCCGCGGTAACTCCACCTGAATAAGCTGGAAACCATGGTGCTCCTGAACATCTTCCAACGTTACGAATAGCGTGGAATCATCAAGAAGATAGCGAATCGAAAAACTGACAGCCTGGCTATTCCCCCACATCCCGTGAAAGA is a genomic window containing:
- a CDS encoding (2Fe-2S)-binding protein; the protein is MPFKININRKSQTVDAADDTPLLWVLRDTLDMKGTKYGCGIGMCGACTVLMDGKAVRSCLLPIAQVTGSITTIEGLAEGDRLHPVQQAWMDLDVPQCGYCQGGQILSAVSLLAQHPKPTDAEIEAGMTNICRCATYNRIKAAVHRAAGTEG
- a CDS encoding endo-alpha-N-acetylgalactosaminidase family protein, with product MDRRAFLGNGSAGFISFSSTARWGFSFTQSELGMRNAPENPVTLQSDQVEVTLNRTDGLPYKYSLKKTGTALDGESAGGKIIAVLCRLDSWEFQPVSLIASSVKETSHQVDFFFHGMWGNSQAVSFSIRYLLDDSTLFVTLEDVQEHHGFQLIQVELPRLASVQPQDDGAWLAHGDEGGSVALLKDATPGHLPPNRFWGNALATLPVVMVGTRKSICVLETTAYMDGTELSVWEHEGQRRASLGTIQAYRVNGSLGYDMNEGNGAPRIHGNRNTPNLLIEQKSSCRLDFIGDVDGNGSIDWLDGAKLVRKRMPPIPNTYYHDKFQYDILCDLPRPRLPVCTFPELEDRVSQLAIMIDGAPQIVQIWGWQYRGKDTGYPAVKEVNHRLGTYEDLLHLKKNCKEKYNSLITLSDNYDDAYKSSPEWDTNVIARRPDGELWFSRDWTGEPSFVIGLAKYMDGPGTARVHYTCDHYKIEDVAHVDVLTYFSIRNDWDINHPASGIKNLKARYKVIDLFKEHGVDVTSEFIRYAFIGKVSSFQNGMSGGVCPFGGQPVPLQSAIYRKSAIWGQQGHPIDNIDRVLKALFYNGYAYVWGSEDPPFNVSINDLTELYYLSHIPWFKFHTLDIQAFRRDGDRAVIQLEGNSNVEVNWKTRDYAVTLNGVEVARNGNTFCPFDDNRIAFYSLRGETLKASLPKGWDGQKVAAISLAIYEPDREEIMVHVTGNLVQLKVPARRPVMLYRDGVGARNRLLPSRSRPS
- a CDS encoding xanthine dehydrogenase family protein molybdopterin-binding subunit, with translation MAAAETFAQYDTEIQALIAEVETISSPIISTMGRRSFIKLAGLAGGGLTLAFYLDTRSARAETSGSETTTLNAFVRVAPDNTVTVFSKGPEIGQGIKTAFGLIIAEELDADWSTVKVDQAPINPKVYGYQGAGGSTSIPRGWDQLRQAGATARAMLIAAAAKQWGVSETECTAASSVITHTSSGRKLTYGAVAKVASALPVPDATKVPLKTRAQYKLLGKRFTGVDNQKVVTGKPLFGIDVQLPGMLYASYTKCPAVGGKVKSANLDEIKKMPGIVDAFTLEGTGTPLEVMPGVAIIAKSTWDAFRAKAALKVEWDESAASKDSLTQAAAKAKELSAAMPPPEINVGDVDAAFAAAGKIVEASYDYAMVSHQQLEPQNSTAWWHDGTMEMWTPSQQSDRGLAMIIKMLNLPEDKVVIHQTRAGGGFGRRLMNDYLCEAAAIAMKVKAPVKLQWKREDDFAHDFFRVGGYHFLKGAVDKSGKLSAFQNHLVAFSADGKRAVTGGSRSGNSFPTDIAPNVRYAMSLMPLMIPCGPWRAPTDNVQMFVVGSFLHELSVAAGRDHVEFLLEWFNRPLTKPAQGPPPDLSRTYNPARAAGVLKLVAEKSGWGKKLPAGRGLGIAFACSYGGHIAEAVELSVDANKHITVHKITVVGDIGPIINMSSAENQAQGGAIDALSTAVGLEVGVEEGRIQQSNFAEYPILRMASAPPVEVHFIQSDFRPAGLGEPCLPPLAAALSNAIFAATGDRVRTMPFKRAGYSI